A single window of Onychostoma macrolepis isolate SWU-2019 chromosome 16, ASM1243209v1, whole genome shotgun sequence DNA harbors:
- the soga3a gene encoding protein SOGA3a isoform X2 yields MKDRCAWELERSELKSRITQLEARGCSVVVETVRSPELGDTLKRERAEQKKLLADTHSAAMDLRCRLENSEKGWVKEKSELLERFEAERKEWENQLMDMQQRIEELYNEVRAHRTGSSLRPITDGQNALRLSSCSASTLSSAVTYPSDAQSNEYSEALTQQSNASIDSQPSQLSHNTSESSDQCNSDQSELLNQQGAAEQQAIDTAELEEILESCLKKKMGNKSCFTGQDDLLNPFKRFQSMEISCESGKKKNNTALNAALKEIARVSEELCSYQDETRKWPDIKRSRSESTFFSREPELVERVKDNLEMEDTVLYLKNMSEDLKSLDEQYWMNWEGCNMELQQSEAKPQYNIRQQAPPIPARSTSWYLSSPSVSEIESSGTEQGCQRPGTHPDRKYTSPAIVRKFEAMLQENEGKILTDSGNVACTVPVDSKCNISCCQSRWSCDGSRFGSNRSSRYVPLKRCLSNVDISAAASDRSLNQIDEQNKGACHPTNMPTDSVASLDFISPYPSATVTPRNERLEQKTAEFNRTLFQAGMGVRCDEDISMNVSTDSSHSLPEVISKDTLTSSPLRYVEDNPKDLLSDLVAQCPKEEGRRKEAKDLVIKSSSLQQELSLKQGIEVKSLQTSPISVDQLVPSVGEKRFELIVSPPQLQTQLERSSKVLDVGTDQQQADKKPKQTKKDTCCTRSRILDENPWKPSTLAAYPRPMESRSNYGAVERILKNYEDLERSQEQHQQSQPSPGKKEDLVDLLEMLDMQHEPRSSQRLTHTPHHQVIAHKETHVTVQQRKESSVTIKKSFSRPACPAKRRLPSRWASRSSVSSASTPSPPPTTPPPPTVFTQRQTLTYSTFHTETII; encoded by the exons GGGAACTGGAGCGATCAGAGCTGAAAAGTCGCATTACTCAG TTAGAAGCCCGGGGATGTAGTGTGGTGGTGGAGACTGTGAGGAGTCCAGAACTAGGGGATACTCTGAAACGGGAGAGAGCAGAACAAAAGAAGCTGCTGGCAGACACTCACAGTGCGGCCATGGACCTCCGCTGCAGGCTGGAGAACAGTGAGAAGGGCTGGGTGAAGGAGAAATCTGAGCTGCTGGAACGCTTTGAGGCTGAGAGGAAGGAGTGGGAGAACCAGCTCATGGACATGCAGCAGAGGATTGAGGAG TTGTACAATGAAGTGAGGGCCCACCGTACGGGAAGTTCTCTGAGACCAATTACTGATGGACAAAATGCACTAAGGCTCAGCTCATGTTCTGCCAGCACTTTGTCGAGTGCAGTAACCTATCCCTCAGATGCCCAGAGCAATGAATACTCTGAGGCTCTAACCCAGCAAAGCAATGCCAGCATCGACTCCCAACCAAGTCAACTCAGTCACAACACCAGTGAATCCAGCGATCAGTGCAACAGCGATCAAAGCGAACTGTTAAATCAGCAAGGTGCTGCTGAACAACAGGCCATAGACACTGCAGAGCTGGAAGAGATCCTGGAAAGctgtttgaaaaagaaaatgggGAACAAGTCCTGCTTCACTGGACAAGATGACCTCCTTAACCCTTTCAAAAGATTTCAGAGCATGGAAATAAGCTGTGAAAGTGGAAAAAAGAAGAACAACACTGCCCTTAATGCG GCACTTAAGGAAATTGCTCGTGTGAGTGAAGAACTCTGTAGCTACCAAGATGAAACAAGGAAGTGGCCTGATATTAAGAG AAGCCGCAGTGAGTCAACATTTTTTTCAAGAGAGCCTGAGTTGGTGGAGAGGGTAAAGGACAATTTGGAAATGGAGGACACAGTTTTGTACTTGAAAAACATGAGTGAAGACCTTAAATCCCTCGATGAGCAATACTGGATGAATTGGGAAGGTTGTAACATGGAATTGCAGCAAAGTGAGGCTAAGCCACAATACAACATAAGACAACAAGCCCCACCCATACCAGCCCGTAGTACATCTTGGTATCTAAGCAGTCCTTCCGTTTCAGAAATAGAGTCCAGTGGTACAGAGCAAGGGTGTCAACGGCCAGGAACCCACCCAGACAGGAAGTACACCAGTCCCGCAATTGTACGAAAATTTGAAGCAATGCTTCAAGAAAATGAGGGGAAAATTCTGACAGACTCTGGGAATGTAGCCTGCACCGTGCCTGTTGATTCCAAGTGCAATATCAGCTGCTGCCAGAGCCGCTGGTCCTGCGATGGAAGTAGATTTGGCAGCAACAGGTCATCCAGATATGTACCTCTTAAGAGATGTCTCTCAAACGTGGACATTTCAGCTGCAGCCTCAGATCGCAGTCTAAACCAAATAGATGAACAAAACAAGGGTGCATGCCATCCCACGAACATGCCTACAGATTCTGTTGCATCGCTAGACTTTATTTCGCCATATCCCAGTGCTACAGTGACTCCCAGAAATGAGAGACTTGAGCAGAAAACGGCAGAGTTCAACCGTACGCTCTTCCAGGCAGGGATGGGTGTTCGGTGTGATGAGGACATTTCCATGAATGTATCCACTGATTCTTCTCACAGTCTACCAGAGGTCATATCAAAGGACACGCTTACAAGCAGTCCATTGAGGTATGTTGAAGACAATCCCAAGGATTTGCTCTCGGATCTTGTGGCACAGTGCCCAAAAGAGGAGGGAAGAAGGAAGGAAGCAAAGGACCTTGTCATTAAGTCTTCGTCTCTGCAGCAGGAACTTAGTCTGAAGCAAGGCATTGAAGTTAAGTCTTTACAGACTTCACCAATTTCAGTTGACCAGCTTGTCCCAAGTGTTGGAGAAAAACGCTTTGAACTGATTGTAAGTCCACCACAACTGCAAACCCAGTTGGAAAGGTCCAGCAAAGTTCTGGACGTTGGTACAGACCAACAGCAAGCAGACAAAAAACCCAAACAGACAAAAAAGGACACGTGTTGCACCAGGTCTCGGATTCTAGATGAAAATCCATGGAAGCCCTCTACGCTAGCGGCCTATCCTCGTCCGATGGAGTCTAGGTCCAACTATGGAGCTGTTGAGAGGATTCTCAAAAATTATGAGGATTTGGAGAGATCTCAGGAGCAGCATCAGCAGTCACAGCCCAGTCCAGGGAAGAAGGAAGACCTCGTGGACCTCTTGGAAATGTTGGATATGCAACATGAGCCCAGATCCAGTCAGAGACTAACACACACACCGCACCACCAGGTCATAGCCCACAAAGAGACACATGTAACAGTGCAG CAACGCAAAGAGTCCTCTGTAACTATCAAGAAGAGCTTTTCACGACCTGCGTGTCCGGCAAAGAGACGTTTGCCCTCTCGTTGGGCTAGCCGCTCGTCTGTCTCGTCTGCATCAACTCCCTCACCGCCACCAACAACACCACCACCACCCACAGTCTTCACCCAGAGACAAACACTCACCTACTCCACCTTTCACACAGAGACCATCATCTAA
- the echdc1 gene encoding ethylmalonyl-CoA decarboxylase isoform X1 produces MRLFSSFCLVCMRLFSLCCVHVSLYRRSSIMSVCGAARCRWIQSRGAVRRILQQNRTVCSHRSGSAEGIREKLQVFPGGSIELQKQQESGIAVLTVNNPARMNAFSGSMMLELEQRVCDLETWTEGKAVIVQGAAGTFCSGSDLNAVRAIANPHDGMKMCEFMQNTLTRLLRLPLISAALVEGRALGGGAELTTACDFRLMTSDAVIQFVHKHMGLVPGWGGAARLVRIVGSQNALKLLSGAKKVDPDFGKQMGLVDEVLHCSSGEGNALSHAERWLGQFIKGPAPVIQAVKKVVVSGRELPLDEALRTERSVFGTVWGGPANLEALALKPKHK; encoded by the exons ATGCGTCTCTTCTCTTCTTTCTGTCTTGTGTGCATGCGTCTCTTCTCCCTGTGCTGTGTGCATGTGTCTCTGTACAGACGCAGCAGCATCATGAGTGTGTGCGGAGCTGCTCGGTGCCGGTGGATCCAGAGCCGCGGAGCCGTGAGGAGGATCCTCCAGCAGAACCGAACCGTCTGCAGCCACAGGAGCGGATCTGCTGAGGGTATCAGGGAGAAGCTGCAGGTGTTCCCAGGAGGATCCATAGAGCTCCAGAAGCAGCAGGAGTCTGGCATCGCGGTGCTCACCGTCAACAACCCAGCGCGCATGAACGCCTTCTCTG GCAGCATGATGCTTGAACTGGAGCAGCGGGTGTGTGACCTGGAGACCTGGACGGAAGGGAAAGCTGTGATTGTGCAGGGAGCTGCTGGAACCTTCTGCTCTGGATCGGATCtcaatgcagtcagagccatAGCAAACCCACAC GATGGCATGAAGATGTGCGAGTTCATGCAGAACACTCTCACAAGACTCCTCAG GCTGCCGCTCATCTCAGCAGCTCTGGTGGAGGGAAGAGCGCTGGGTGGAGGAGCAGAGCTCACCACTGCCTGCGACTTCAG GTTGATGACGTCTGATGCTGTTATCCAGTTTGTCCATAAGCACATGGGTTTGGTACCTGGATGGGGAGGAGCTGCAAGGCTAGTTCGTATTGTTGGCAGCCAGAATGCCCTGAAACTACTGAGCGGTGCTAAAAAAGTCGATCCAGACTTTGGAAAACAGATGGGACTGGTTGATGAGGTGCTCCACTGCTCTTCTGGTGAGGGAAATGCACTGTCTCACGCCGAGCGGTGGCTGGGTCAGTTCATTAAGGGCCCGGCTCCAGTGATCCAGGCCGTGAAGAAGGTTGTCGTCTCAGGAAGAGAGCTTCCCCTGGACGAAGCCCTTCGAACTGAGAGAAGTGTGTTTGGGACAGTATGGGGCGGCCCGGCCAATCTCGAGGCTCTGGCTTTAAAACCGAAGCATAAGTGA
- the echdc1 gene encoding ethylmalonyl-CoA decarboxylase isoform X2, producing MSVCGAARCRWIQSRGAVRRILQQNRTVCSHRSGSAEGIREKLQVFPGGSIELQKQQESGIAVLTVNNPARMNAFSGSMMLELEQRVCDLETWTEGKAVIVQGAAGTFCSGSDLNAVRAIANPHDGMKMCEFMQNTLTRLLRLPLISAALVEGRALGGGAELTTACDFRLMTSDAVIQFVHKHMGLVPGWGGAARLVRIVGSQNALKLLSGAKKVDPDFGKQMGLVDEVLHCSSGEGNALSHAERWLGQFIKGPAPVIQAVKKVVVSGRELPLDEALRTERSVFGTVWGGPANLEALALKPKHK from the exons ATGAGTGTGTGCGGAGCTGCTCGGTGCCGGTGGATCCAGAGCCGCGGAGCCGTGAGGAGGATCCTCCAGCAGAACCGAACCGTCTGCAGCCACAGGAGCGGATCTGCTGAGGGTATCAGGGAGAAGCTGCAGGTGTTCCCAGGAGGATCCATAGAGCTCCAGAAGCAGCAGGAGTCTGGCATCGCGGTGCTCACCGTCAACAACCCAGCGCGCATGAACGCCTTCTCTG GCAGCATGATGCTTGAACTGGAGCAGCGGGTGTGTGACCTGGAGACCTGGACGGAAGGGAAAGCTGTGATTGTGCAGGGAGCTGCTGGAACCTTCTGCTCTGGATCGGATCtcaatgcagtcagagccatAGCAAACCCACAC GATGGCATGAAGATGTGCGAGTTCATGCAGAACACTCTCACAAGACTCCTCAG GCTGCCGCTCATCTCAGCAGCTCTGGTGGAGGGAAGAGCGCTGGGTGGAGGAGCAGAGCTCACCACTGCCTGCGACTTCAG GTTGATGACGTCTGATGCTGTTATCCAGTTTGTCCATAAGCACATGGGTTTGGTACCTGGATGGGGAGGAGCTGCAAGGCTAGTTCGTATTGTTGGCAGCCAGAATGCCCTGAAACTACTGAGCGGTGCTAAAAAAGTCGATCCAGACTTTGGAAAACAGATGGGACTGGTTGATGAGGTGCTCCACTGCTCTTCTGGTGAGGGAAATGCACTGTCTCACGCCGAGCGGTGGCTGGGTCAGTTCATTAAGGGCCCGGCTCCAGTGATCCAGGCCGTGAAGAAGGTTGTCGTCTCAGGAAGAGAGCTTCCCCTGGACGAAGCCCTTCGAACTGAGAGAAGTGTGTTTGGGACAGTATGGGGCGGCCCGGCCAATCTCGAGGCTCTGGCTTTAAAACCGAAGCATAAGTGA